The following are encoded in a window of Staphylococcus piscifermentans genomic DNA:
- the gtfB gene encoding accessory Sec system glycosylation chaperone GtfB yields the protein MINLFERFNQPTETLYHSMLEAGLDHLTVVLNDDGFLPEAVTSPYRFFAENEIKDSDHPLYFNEIEIPRFWNIEGDNNQAVIKDMGEVRGKIHYQPNYKQRIVSNVEWLDPQGFVRYRDHYDQFGIRFAQTTYDLRGVAILKEYFTREGEPLIYVNYTTSNYVLTWHGKDYFFETEVDFIVFYLEIMGIDLDSFVINHLGTPLSVVYNLGAEGHDYVVWQERIDVNAALPGNMRLVLNEGDANRSSRDFTLIVPERQEYDRIVGKVGDAEREKMELGGYIYPFARHNQFTSNILTMTNSDQIENLEEIVKLSPHLKFHIGALTEMSSELLAMERYDNVKLYPSLERETVKKLYNDCDIYLDINSGNEILDAVRRAFLADMLIFAYQETAHNLKYVNDSAEGTVHKTADYRELMHQLHQTIDNHGKWRTLLKRQKQQANVVDVQTFKQLFQ from the coding sequence ATGATTAATCTGTTCGAACGTTTTAATCAACCGACTGAAACACTGTATCATTCAATGTTAGAAGCTGGGTTGGACCATTTAACAGTCGTATTAAATGATGATGGTTTTTTACCAGAAGCAGTGACTTCGCCTTATCGTTTTTTTGCGGAAAATGAAATCAAAGACAGTGATCACCCATTATACTTTAATGAAATAGAAATTCCACGGTTCTGGAATATTGAAGGCGATAATAATCAAGCGGTCATTAAAGATATGGGAGAAGTACGCGGTAAGATTCACTATCAACCTAATTACAAACAGCGTATTGTCAGTAACGTGGAGTGGTTAGATCCGCAAGGCTTTGTCCGCTACCGTGACCATTATGATCAGTTTGGAATACGTTTTGCCCAAACCACTTATGATTTACGGGGTGTCGCGATTTTGAAAGAATATTTCACACGTGAAGGAGAACCGCTGATTTATGTCAATTACACTACCTCCAATTATGTACTGACTTGGCATGGAAAGGATTACTTCTTTGAAACGGAAGTAGACTTCATTGTCTTTTATTTAGAAATCATGGGAATAGATTTAGACAGCTTTGTGATTAATCATCTAGGTACACCTTTATCAGTAGTTTATAATTTAGGCGCTGAAGGCCACGATTATGTAGTATGGCAAGAGCGTATTGATGTGAATGCTGCATTGCCGGGGAATATGCGGTTAGTTTTAAATGAAGGTGATGCCAATCGTTCGTCCCGTGATTTCACCTTGATCGTACCAGAACGTCAAGAATATGACCGGATTGTTGGAAAAGTAGGAGATGCTGAAAGGGAGAAGATGGAGTTAGGAGGCTATATCTATCCCTTCGCACGCCACAACCAATTTACTTCTAACATTTTGACGATGACCAATTCGGATCAAATCGAGAATTTAGAAGAGATTGTGAAACTCAGTCCGCATTTGAAATTTCATATTGGGGCTTTGACTGAAATGTCTTCGGAATTGTTGGCAATGGAACGCTATGACAATGTAAAACTCTATCCATCGTTGGAACGCGAAACGGTGAAGAAGTTGTATAATGATTGTGATATTTATTTAGATATTAACTCAGGTAATGAAATCTTAGATGCAGTTCGTCGTGCCTTCTTAGCGGATATGTTAATCTTCGCTTATCAGGAAACAGCGCATAATTTAAAATATGTTAATGATAGTGCAGAGGGGACCGTGCATAAGACTGCAGATTATCGCGAATTGATGCATCAACTGCACCAGACTATAGATAATCATGGAAAATGGCGGACGTTATTGAAACGTCAAAAACAACAAGCGAATGTTGTAGATGTTCAAACGTTCAAACAGTTATTTCAGTGA
- the gtfA gene encoding accessory Sec system glycosyltransferase GtfA, producing the protein MTIYNINFGIGWASSGVEYAQAYRAKLLRNFKHPLKFVFIDLIQNENIQTYTENMGFQDDEVIWLYQYFSDIPIAPTTYTVDDLLDTVQNQVARTEQAGAVRRLFMPGNQNFITCYLKDAEGDIVNRAEFVVNGNLIRKDFYSYTRIYSEFYAPFEQRAKVYLRQFYNQDGSIAYQEFIDGDRHMYSFKDAKFYSKEAFVAYFMEQLDLTADDVVILDRASHELHIGQAILQHKGDSKLGVVVHAEHFSEGSTNDETILWNNYYEYQFRNAPEFDFFITATDLQNEILTQQMQYYQDHTPNIHTIPVGSLHELSYPEKGETRHPYSIISASRLASEKHVDWLIRGVVKTKAVLPEITFDIYGEGGERTALQDLIQELGAEDYIHLHGHVNLAQIYPRYDLFVSGSTSEGFGLTLMEAIGAGLGMIGFDVKYGNPTFIEHGENGYLIPIDLKQDRLDEITDRIASRIVDYFQGNTEAFHEKSYEIAEAFKTAHIQEKWRNLIGEVLND; encoded by the coding sequence GTGACAATTTACAATATTAATTTCGGTATTGGCTGGGCGAGCAGCGGCGTAGAATATGCGCAAGCGTATCGTGCTAAGCTCTTAAGAAATTTTAAACATCCATTAAAATTTGTATTTATTGATTTGATTCAAAATGAAAATATTCAAACGTATACCGAAAATATGGGCTTTCAAGATGATGAAGTCATTTGGTTGTATCAGTACTTTTCAGATATTCCTATAGCGCCGACAACTTATACTGTCGACGATTTATTAGATACTGTTCAGAATCAAGTTGCGCGTACAGAACAAGCTGGCGCCGTACGTCGATTATTTATGCCGGGTAATCAAAACTTTATTACTTGTTATTTGAAGGATGCAGAAGGTGATATTGTCAATCGGGCTGAGTTTGTGGTGAATGGCAATTTGATTCGTAAAGACTTCTATTCGTATACACGCATCTATTCCGAATTTTATGCTCCTTTTGAACAACGCGCTAAAGTTTATCTGCGCCAATTCTACAATCAAGATGGTTCGATTGCCTATCAAGAATTTATTGATGGCGACCGCCATATGTATAGCTTTAAAGATGCTAAGTTTTATAGTAAAGAGGCCTTTGTCGCTTACTTTATGGAACAATTAGACCTTACTGCAGATGATGTGGTGATTCTTGATCGCGCTTCTCATGAGTTGCACATCGGTCAGGCAATCTTACAACATAAAGGGGACAGTAAACTAGGCGTAGTGGTGCATGCAGAACACTTTAGTGAAGGCAGCACCAATGACGAAACGATTTTGTGGAACAATTATTATGAATACCAATTTAGAAATGCACCTGAATTTGATTTCTTTATTACAGCTACCGATCTACAAAATGAAATTTTAACCCAGCAAATGCAATATTATCAAGATCACACACCTAACATCCATACGATACCAGTCGGCAGTTTGCATGAATTAAGCTATCCTGAAAAAGGAGAGACACGCCATCCTTACTCGATTATCAGTGCCTCACGCCTCGCTTCGGAAAAGCATGTTGATTGGTTGATTCGTGGTGTCGTTAAAACTAAAGCAGTGCTGCCCGAAATTACCTTTGATATTTATGGTGAAGGCGGTGAACGCACTGCCTTGCAAGACTTGATTCAAGAATTAGGAGCAGAAGATTATATCCACTTACACGGGCATGTCAACTTGGCTCAAATCTATCCTCGCTATGATTTATTTGTTTCTGGGTCAACGAGTGAAGGTTTCGGCTTAACCTTGATGGAAGCTATTGGTGCAGGCTTAGGAATGATTGGATTCGATGTCAAATATGGTAATCCGACATTTATTGAACATGGAGAAAATGGTTATTTGATCCCTATTGATTTGAAACAAGATCGCTTAGATGAAATTACAGACCGGATTGCGTCACGTATCGTGGATTATTTCCAAGGAAATACTGAAGCGTTTCATGAGAAGTCGTATGAGATTGCAGAGGCATTTAAAACAGCGCACATTCAAGAAAAATGGCGCAACTTGATAGGAGAGGTGCTCAATGATTAA
- a CDS encoding putative glycoside hydrolase, translating into MGKMKRMLTVVAASTLILTACGSNDSTSEDKHNKQSANHKQSEQQKDKIKYPKDGVKGIYVTPGSLQGEKFDELIKFINETELNAMVIDVKDDSGNITMDLNSDNKLIQKNTTEMVNLKNLMKTLKKNNIYPIARVVTFKDSRLAEEHPEWSFKEQNGQVWESDGGDKFLNPFSKQVWNYDIDVAKAAAKAGFREVQFDYVRFPEGFENMDKHLKYTNGNYKGDDMNHTQQRVDTISNFLKTARKEIHPLDAQISADVFGYSATVEEAPGIGQSFPKIAENVDVISSMIYPSHWNPGDFGIEHPDLEPYKTVDNYLDKEEAVLKKTGKHHPKTRPWLQDFTASYLGEGNYKEYDSKEVSEQIQALRDHGVHEFLLWDASGDYTKGVDYTPDKSKKQSDKSQ; encoded by the coding sequence ATGGGAAAGATGAAGCGCATGTTGACAGTTGTAGCAGCGAGTACATTGATTCTGACTGCTTGTGGCAGTAATGATTCGACATCAGAAGATAAACACAATAAACAATCTGCCAACCACAAACAATCCGAACAGCAAAAAGATAAAATTAAATATCCAAAAGATGGTGTGAAAGGTATTTATGTTACACCTGGTTCATTGCAAGGAGAAAAATTTGATGAATTGATTAAATTTATCAATGAAACAGAATTGAATGCTATGGTTATTGATGTTAAAGATGACAGCGGTAATATTACGATGGATTTAAATTCAGATAATAAGCTGATTCAGAAAAATACAACTGAAATGGTAAATCTGAAAAACCTGATGAAAACTTTGAAGAAGAATAACATTTATCCGATTGCACGTGTAGTAACATTCAAGGATTCACGTTTAGCTGAGGAACATCCTGAGTGGTCTTTTAAAGAGCAAAATGGTCAAGTTTGGGAAAGTGACGGTGGGGATAAATTCTTAAATCCGTTCAGCAAGCAGGTATGGAATTATGATATTGATGTAGCGAAGGCAGCGGCTAAAGCAGGTTTCAGAGAAGTACAATTTGATTACGTGCGCTTCCCGGAAGGCTTCGAAAATATGGATAAGCATTTGAAATATACCAATGGCAATTATAAAGGCGACGATATGAATCATACGCAGCAACGTGTCGATACGATTTCTAACTTCTTGAAGACTGCACGTAAAGAAATCCATCCACTTGATGCGCAAATTTCTGCGGATGTCTTCGGTTATTCTGCGACAGTTGAAGAAGCGCCTGGTATAGGGCAAAGTTTCCCTAAGATTGCTGAGAATGTAGATGTAATATCTTCGATGATTTATCCTTCTCACTGGAATCCAGGCGACTTCGGTATTGAACACCCTGACTTAGAACCGTATAAAACAGTAGATAATTATTTGGATAAAGAAGAAGCGGTATTGAAAAAAACTGGAAAGCATCATCCTAAAACGCGTCCTTGGCTGCAAGATTTCACTGCAAGCTATCTAGGTGAGGGGAATTATAAAGAATATGATTCCAAAGAAGTTTCCGAACAAATTCAAGCTTTGCGCGATCATGGAGTTCATGAATTCTTGTTGTGGGATGCTTCTGGAGATTACACTAAAGGTGTAGATTATACGCCCGATAAAAGTAAAAAGCAAAGTGATAAATCACAATAA
- a CDS encoding type I toxin-antitoxin system Fst family toxin translates to MLEFLVHITATVISGCIIALFTHWLRNRNNK, encoded by the coding sequence ATGCTAGAATTCCTTGTTCACATCACGGCCACAGTCATCAGTGGTTGTATTATTGCGTTATTTACGCATTGGCTACGTAATCGCAATAATAAATAG
- a CDS encoding AlkA N-terminal domain-containing protein, which produces MQFKQLFIRTFKENLNTNTWTTAPVDTSWYQQSLHFNLYYQPPYIWSAIIDYLGKRAIPGVETVQDHHYARTVLLRPPFSHRTVKGWLRVKENLESNALTVEMSASLIPEWREVVQRLRHLFDLDVNPEIITTTLNEQWVTQGLRVPGAFNGFELGVRAILGQQITVKAATTLSGRLVRALGTPFDTGIEDLDTLFPIPESFVQLMHSEIPISDILGPLGITGRRSNTIAALAEALIEGQIHLNPLVKGVGADLSSASHIAQMQAAEAEMRQLLAIKGIGDWTAQYIGMRALGYTDSFLETDIGIKNAMPNYDTPKARLTASEAWRPLRSYAVVNLWNM; this is translated from the coding sequence ATGCAATTTAAACAGTTATTTATCCGTACCTTTAAAGAAAACTTAAACACAAATACTTGGACCACTGCACCCGTCGATACCAGTTGGTACCAGCAATCCTTGCACTTCAACTTATACTACCAACCACCCTACATCTGGTCTGCTATAATAGATTACTTAGGCAAGCGGGCTATTCCAGGCGTAGAAACCGTCCAAGATCACCATTACGCACGTACCGTCTTGCTGCGTCCTCCCTTTTCACATAGAACTGTAAAGGGCTGGCTTCGGGTAAAAGAAAACTTGGAGAGCAACGCACTCACGGTAGAGATGAGTGCAAGTTTAATACCTGAATGGCGTGAAGTTGTCCAGAGATTACGGCATTTATTTGATTTAGACGTTAATCCAGAAATTATCACTACAACTTTAAATGAGCAGTGGGTTACTCAAGGGTTACGTGTACCCGGCGCCTTTAATGGATTTGAATTAGGAGTACGTGCAATCTTAGGTCAACAGATTACCGTTAAAGCAGCCACTACCCTTTCTGGCCGTTTAGTACGTGCATTAGGTACACCCTTTGACACGGGAATCGAAGACTTAGATACATTGTTTCCTATTCCTGAATCATTCGTGCAATTAATGCATAGCGAGATTCCTATTTCAGATATATTAGGTCCCTTAGGCATTACCGGACGGCGTTCCAATACTATAGCTGCTTTAGCTGAGGCTCTTATTGAAGGGCAAATTCACTTGAATCCTTTAGTAAAAGGCGTTGGAGCTGACCTTTCTTCAGCTTCTCACATCGCTCAGATGCAAGCTGCTGAAGCTGAGATGCGACAACTCTTAGCAATCAAAGGCATAGGTGACTGGACGGCACAATATATCGGCATGCGTGCACTGGGTTACACCGACAGTTTTCTAGAAACTGATATCGGTATTAAAAATGCAATGCCGAACTACGACACACCTAAAGCACGATTAACCGCCTCTGAAGCTTGGCGTCCTTTACGCAGTTATGCAGTCGTTAATTTATGGAATATGTAA